The Halorhodospira halophila SL1 genomic sequence GTCAGGGAATGAGTCGTCGGTCAAGGCGGGCTTTCTTGGCTGAGGACCTAGTGCTTCACGGTGTAGAGGTTGGCCCCGCCGGTCGTTGTGACCGCATAGGCGCGCGACCAGAAATAGGGCTTCCAGAACCACTGCGCGAGATGCTCAGATGCGCGTGATCGGCCTCGCCGTTGCACTCAGTGAGTGCTGCAGCCCCAATTGCCGATCACATCAACAAATGCGGGTTCTCAGCGTTGTGTTCGATTGCACTTTAATTCCTGATCTGAAACAATT encodes the following:
- a CDS encoding transposase, with amino-acid sequence MQRRGRSRASEHLAQWFWKPYFWSRAYAVTTTGGANLYTVKH